Proteins from one Triplophysa dalaica isolate WHDGS20190420 chromosome 6, ASM1584641v1, whole genome shotgun sequence genomic window:
- the dip2bb gene encoding disco-interacting protein 2 homolog B-A isoform X2, giving the protein MAERGVDVSALPQEVREQLAELDLELSEGDITQKGYEKKRAKLLAPYLVQIQNVAPPPAYDGQSPGQSSAPAPEPGPSNSSSSSSSRHRRTRRAHRSSGTRDERYRSDIHTEAVQAALAKHKEEKMALPMPTKRRSTYVQSPIDNCTPPDSSSSSEDEAVSSESAGPQQSPDTWINSSVHGSSTSSSASSTLSHGESRPAQAAQSQQAPPPPHQVQPPHSHSQPSALAEAFAATRIDPGGGVGPPDVPSQPQARGSRVDLPANAVVRGMTRGQSRSSMMETADGVPVSSRVSTKIQQLLNTLKRPKRPPLSEYFMDDQEEIVEVPRADPNTPKPEGRQIIPVKGEPLGVVSNWPPALQAALTRWGATQGKSPALTALDITGKPLYTLTYGKLWSRSVKLAYTLLNKLGTRNEQILKPGDRVALVYPNSDPGMFWVAFYGCLLAEVIPVPIEVPLSRKDAGSSQVGFLLGSCGVGLALTSEICLKGLPKTPTGEILQFKGWPRLKWVVTDSKYLTKPSKDWQPHIPTANTDTAYIEYKASKEGTVMGVAVSKVAMLTHCQALTQACNYCEGETLVNVLDFKKDMGLWHGVLTSVMNRIHTISVPYAVMKACPLSWVQRVHIHKARVALVKCRDLHWAMMAHRDQRDTSLASLRMLIVADGANPWSVSSCDAFLNVFQAHGLKPEVICPCATSPEAMTVAIRRPGVSGAPLPARAVLSMTGLSHGVIRVNTEDKNSALTVQDVGHVMPGALMCIVKPDGPPMLCKTDEIGEIVVNSRAGGTMYYGLPGVTKNNFEVIPVNASGAPIGEIPFVRSGLLGFVGPGSLIFVVGKNEGLLMVSGRRHNADDLVATALAVEPVKTVYRGRIAVFSVTVFFDERIVIVAEQRPDASEEDSFQWMSRVLQAIDSIHQVGLYCLALVPANTLPKTPLGGIHISDTKQLFLEGALHPCNILMCPHTCVTNMPKPRQKQPVGVGPASIMVGNLVAGKRIAQAAGRDLGLIEDQDLVRKLCMWPTMMHQYLTEALQWRAQTDPDHTLFVLLNAKGVAVCTATCVQLHKRAEKIAAALMERSGINIGENVVLLYPPGIDLIAAFYGCLYAGCIPVTVRPPHPQNLSATLPTVRMIIDVSKAACILTTQVLTRILRSKEAGATVNIKTWPIIIDTDDLPRKRPPTIYKPPNAEMIAYLDFSVSTTGMLTGVKISHAAMSVLCRSIKLQCELYSSRQIAICLDPYCGLGFVLWCLASVYSGHQSILIPPMELEISLSLWLSTLSQYRIRDTFCSYSVMELCTKGLGGQTELLKARGVNLSCVRSCVVIAEERPRLALTHSFSKLFKDIGLSTRAVSTAFGSRVNLAICLQGTTGPDPSTVYVDMKSLRHDRVRLVERGAPQSLSLMESGTILPGVRVIIVNPETRGPLGDSHLGEIWVNSPHNATGYYTIYGEENLQADHFNTKLSFGDPQTLWARTGYLGFVKRTELTDSSGDRHDALFVVGSLDETLELRGLRYHPIDIETSVSRTHRSIGESAVFTWTNLLVVVAELCGSEQDALDLVPLVTNVVLEEHHLIVGVVVIVDPGVIPINSRGEKQRMHLRDSFLADQLDPIYVAYNM; this is encoded by the exons ACATTCATACAGAGGCGGTTCAAGCAGCATTGGCAAAGCATAAGGAGGAAAAGATGGCGCTGCCCATGCCAACCAAACGGCGCTCCACTTATGTACAGTCACCAATTGACAACTGCACCCCGCCAG actcctcctcttcctctgaaGATGAGGCAGTGTCCAGTGAAAGTGCAGGGCCACAGCAGTCTCCAGACACCTGGATCAATAGTTCTGTTCATGgctcctccacctcctcctctGCCTCCTCCACTCTGTCTCATGGAGAGTCTCGCCCCGCCCAGGCAGCGCAGTCTCAACAGGCCCCGCCCCCTCCTCACCAGGTTCAGCCGCCCCACTCGCACTCGCAGCCCTCCGCCCTGGCAGAGGCCTTCGCTGCAACACGTATAG ATCCAGGAGGAGGAGTCGGGCCACCTGATGTACCATCCCAACCTCAGGCTAGAGGCTCTCGTGTGGATCTCCCTGCCAATGCTGTGGTGCGAGGAATGACACGAGGACAGAGCCGGTCCAGCATGATGGAGACAGCAGACG GTGTCCCAGTGTCCAGTCGTGTCTCAACGAAGATCCAGCAGCTGCTTAACACTTTGAAACGACCCAAACGGCCCCCGCTCAGCGAGTACTTCATGGATGACCAAGAGGAGATTGTGGAag TTCCTCGGGCAGATCCTAACACTCCTAAACCAGAAGGTCGGCAGATTATCCCCGTCAAGGGTGAGCCTTTGGGTGTTGTCAGTAATTGGCCTCCTGCCCTTCAAGCTGCATTAACCCGATGGGGCGCCACACAGGGCAAAAGTCCTGCCCTCACAGCTCTTGACATCACTGGGAAACCGCTTTATACACTTACATATG GTAAACTGTGGAGTCGTAGTGTGAAGCTGGCCTACACTCTCCTCAACAAACTGGGTACCAGAAATGAGCAGATCCTCAAACCAGGAGATCGG GTGGCGCTGGTGTATCCTAACAGTGACCCTGGTATGTTTTGGGTTGCATTTTATGGCTGTTTGTTGGCTGAGGTCATTCCCGTGCCCATTGAAGTTCCGCTGTCACGAAAG GACGCAGGGAGCAGTCAGGTTGGTTTCTTGTTAGGAAGCTGTGGGGTGGGCCTCGCTCTGACCAGTGAGATATGTCTGAAGGGTTTACCAAAAACCCCCACTGGagaaatattacaatttaaag GCTGGCCCAGGTTAAAGTGGGTGGTGACTGACTCCAAGTACCTCACCAAGCCGTCGAAAGACTGGCAGCCACATATCCCGACAGCCAACACTGACACAGCATACATAGAG TATAAGGCCAGTAAGGAAGGCACAGTGATGGGTGTTGCGGTTTCAAAGGTTGCCATGTTAACACATTGCCAGGCACTTACTCAGGCCTGTAACTACTGTGAGG GTGAGACGTTGGTGAATGTTTTGGACTTTAAGAAGGACATGGGTTTGTGGCACGGAGTTCTTACG AGTGTGATGAACCGAATCCACACCATCAGTGTTCCGTATGCGGTAATGAAGGCCTGTCCACTGTCCTGGGTTCAGCGAGTTCACATACACAAAG CGCGGGTGGCCCTGGTAAAGTGCCGTGATCTGCACTGGGCGATGATGGCACACAGAGATCAGAGAGATACCAGTCTGGCCTCTCTGCGCATGCTGATTGTTGCAGACGGAGCCAATCCCT GGTCAGTTTCATcatgtgatgcatttttgaacgTATTCCAGGCCCATGGCCTGAAGCCAGAGGTCATCTGCCCGTGTGCTACATCCCCTGAGGCCATGACCGTTGCCATACGCAG GCCTGGGGTTTCTGGTGCTCCTTTACCAGCGAGAGCTGTCTTATCAATGACTGGTCTGAGTCATGGAGTCATCAGGGTCAATACTGAAGACAAGAACTCTGCTCTTACTGTACAGGATGTGGGACATGTCATGCCTGGAG CATTGATGTGCATTGTTAAACCGGACGGGCCGCCTATGCTGTGTAAGACTGATGAGATTGGAGAAATCGTTGTAAACTCTCGTGCCGGCGGGACCATGTACTACGGTCTGCCTGGGGTTACCAAAAACAACTTTGAG GTGATTCCAGTCAACGCTAGTGGTGCTCCTATTGGTGAAATCCCATTTGTGCGATCCGGGTTACTGGGGTTTGTTGGACCG GGGAGTCTGATATTTGTGGTGGGTAAGAATGAGGGCTTGCTGATGGTCAGCGGTCGTCGTCACAATGCTGATGATCTAGTAGCGACGGCGCTCGCTGTGGAACCTGTCAAGACTGTATACAGAGGCAG gaTCGCTGTGTTCTCAGTGACTGTGTTCTTTGATGAGAGGATTGTAATAGTAGCAGAGCAGAGACCTGATGCCAGTGAGGAAGACAGCTTTCAGTGGATGAGTCGGGTCCTGCag GCAATTGACAGTATTCATCAGGTGGGATTGTATTGCCTTGCTCTGGTTCCCGCCAACACACTACCCAAAACTCCCTTAGGGGGTATTCACATCTCAGACACTAAGCAACTCTTCCTGGAGGGGGCGCTGCACCCCTGCAACATCCTCATGTGCCCCCACACCTGCGTCACCAACATGCCCAAACCACGGCAGAAACAACCAG TTGGCGTCGGCCCTGCGTCCATCATGGTGGGTAATTTGGTTGCTGGGAAGAGAATTGCACAGGCTGCGGGCCGGGACCTTGGACTGATTGAGGACCAAGACCTGGTCAGGAAG CTGTGTATGTGGCCTACGATGATG CATCAGTATCTCACAGAGGCTTTACAGTGGAGAGCACAAACCGACCCTGACCACACACTCTTTGTGCTGTTGAATGCAAAg GGAGTGGCTGTTTGCACAGCTACATGTGTTCAACTTCATAAAAGAGCAGAGAAGATTGCTGCTGCTCTTATGGAGAGAAGTGGTATTAACATTGGAGAGAATGTGGTGCTTCTGTATCCACCAG GTATAGATCTGATCGCAGCCTTTTACGGCTGTTTGTATGCCGGCTGTATTCCCGTCACCGTGAGGCCTCCACATCCGCAGAACCTCTCAGCCACTTTGCCCACTGTCCGCATGATTATCGAT GTCAGTAAGGCTGCCTGCATTCTCACTACTCAGGTTTTAACAAGGATTCTTAGATCTAAAGAAGCAGGAGCCactgtaaacataaaaacatggcCCATTATAATAGACACAG ATGACTTGCCTCGAAAACGACCACCAACAATTTACAAACCGCCCAATGCCGAGATGATCGCCTACCTGGACTTCAGCGTCTCAACAACAGGCATGCTGACAGGGGTTAAG ATCTCTCATGCGGCAATGAGCGTTCTGTGTCGCTCTATAAAGCTGCAGTGTGAGCTCTACTCCTCGCGCCAGATCGCCATCTGCCTTGACCCGTACTGCGGACTTGGTTTTGTTCTCTGGTGTCTTGCGAG TGTGTACTCGGGTCACCAGTCCATCCTGATTCCTCCTATGGAACTGGAGATCTCACTGTCCCTGTGGCTGAGCACACTGAGTCAGTATCGTATTAGAGACACCTTCTGCTCTTATTCGGTCATGGAGCTCTGCACTAAAGGCCTGGGTGGACAGACCGAGTTGCTGAAG GCACGTGGTGTGAATCTGTCATGCGTGAGGAGCTGTGTGGTGATCGCTGAGGAACGTCCACGCTTGGCTCTCACTCACTCCTTTTCCAAACTGTTTAAAGACATCGGACTCTCCACACGGGCTGTCAGCACCGCCTTTGGGTCAAGAGTCAACCTAGCCATCTGCCTACAG GGTACCACTGGACCAGACCCCTCAACTGTATATGTGGACATGAAGTCCCTTCGACATGACAG GGTGAGGTTAGTGGAGCGAGGAGCACcacagtctctttctctcatgGAGTCTGGAACA ATTCTTCCTGGCGTGCGGGTAATCATAGTCAATCCAGAAACCAGAGGACCACTGGGGGATTCTCATCTGGGAGAG ATATGGGTGAACAGTCCCCACAATGCAACAGGGTACTACACTATATACGGAGAGGAAAATCTTCAAGCTGATCACTTTAACACTAAACTGAGCTTCGGAGATCCACAAACACTCTGGGCCAGAACTGGATACCTGGGTTTTGTGAAGAGAACTGAACTCACAGACTCTAGTGGAG ATCGTCACGACGCCCTGTTTGTAGTGGGCTCCTTGGATGAGACTTTGGAATTGAGAGGTTTGCGATATCATCCAATCGACATTGAGACCAGTGTTTCACGTACACACCGAAGCATCGGCGAGAG TGCCGTTTTCACCTGGACAAACCTGCTGGTGGTGGTAGCTGAACTCTGTGGTTCGGAGCAGGATGCATTAGACCTGGTTCCACTGGTAACCAATGTTGTATTAGAGGAGCACCATCTTATCGTGGGTGTGGTGGTTATTGTTGACCCAGGGGTCATCCCTATAAACTCCAGAGGAGAGAAGCAGAGAATGCACTTGAGAGACTCCTTCCTGGCAGATCAGTTGGACCCCATATACGTAGCATACAATATGTGA
- the dip2bb gene encoding disco-interacting protein 2 homolog B-A isoform X4 yields MAERGVDVSALPQEVREQLAELDLELSEGDITQKGYEKKRAKLLAPYLVQIQNVAPPPAYDGQSPGQSSAPAPEPGPSNSSSSSSSRHRRTRRAHRSSGTRDERYRSDIHTEAVQAALAKHKEEKMALPMPTKRRSTYVQSPIDNCTPPDSSSSSEDEAVSSESAGPQQSPDTWINSSVHGSSTSSSASSTLSHGESRPAQAAQSQQAPPPPHQVQPPHSHSQPSALAEAFAATRIDPGGGVGPPDVPSQPQARGSRVDLPANAVVRGMTRGQSRSSMMETADGVPVSSRVSTKIQQLLNTLKRPKRPPLSEYFMDDQEEIVEVPRADPNTPKPEGRQIIPVKGEPLGVVSNWPPALQAALTRWGATQGKSPALTALDITGKPLYTLTYGKLWSRSVKLAYTLLNKLGTRNEQILKPGDRVALVYPNSDPGMFWVAFYGCLLAEVIPVPIEVPLSRKDAGSSQVGFLLGSCGVGLALTSEICLKGLPKTPTGEILQFKGWPRLKWVVTDSKYLTKPSKDWQPHIPTANTDTAYIEYKASKEGTVMGVAVSKVAMLTHCQALTQACNYCEGETLVNVLDFKKDMGLWHGVLTSVMNRIHTISVPYAVMKACPLSWVQRVHIHKARVALVKCRDLHWAMMAHRDQRDTSLASLRMLIVADGANPWSVSSCDAFLNVFQAHGLKPEVICPCATSPEAMTVAIRRPGVSGAPLPARAVLSMTGLSHGVIRVNTEDKNSALTVQDVGHVMPGALMCIVKPDGPPMLCKTDEIGEIVVNSRAGGTMYYGLPGVTKNNFEVIPVNASGAPIGEIPFVRSGLLGFVGPGSLIFVVGKNEGLLMVSGRRHNADDLVATALAVEPVKTVYRGRIAVFSVTVFFDERIVIVAEQRPDASEEDSFQWMSRVLQAIDSIHQVGLYCLALVPANTLPKTPLGGIHISDTKQLFLEGALHPCNILMCPHTCVTNMPKPRQKQPVGVGPASIMVGNLVAGKRIAQAAGRDLGLIEDQDLVRKHQYLTEALQWRAQTDPDHTLFVLLNAKGVAVCTATCVQLHKRAEKIAAALMERSGINIGENVVLLYPPGIDLIAAFYGCLYAGCIPVTVRPPHPQNLSATLPTVRMIIDVSKAACILTTQVLTRILRSKEAGATVNIKTWPIIIDTDDLPRKRPPTIYKPPNAEMIAYLDFSVSTTGMLTGVKISHAAMSVLCRSIKLQCELYSSRQIAICLDPYCGLGFVLWCLASVYSGHQSILIPPMELEISLSLWLSTLSQYRIRDTFCSYSVMELCTKGLGGQTELLKARGVNLSCVRSCVVIAEERPRLALTHSFSKLFKDIGLSTRAVSTAFGSRVNLAICLQGTTGPDPSTVYVDMKSLRHDRVRLVERGAPQSLSLMESGTILPGVRVIIVNPETRGPLGDSHLGEIWVNSPHNATGYYTIYGEENLQADHFNTKLSFGDPQTLWARTGYLGFVKRTELTDSSGDRHDALFVVGSLDETLELRGLRYHPIDIETSVSRTHRSIGESAVFTWTNLLVVVAELCGSEQDALDLVPLVTNVVLEEHHLIVGVVVIVDPGVIPINSRGEKQRMHLRDSFLADQLDPIYVAYNM; encoded by the exons ACATTCATACAGAGGCGGTTCAAGCAGCATTGGCAAAGCATAAGGAGGAAAAGATGGCGCTGCCCATGCCAACCAAACGGCGCTCCACTTATGTACAGTCACCAATTGACAACTGCACCCCGCCAG actcctcctcttcctctgaaGATGAGGCAGTGTCCAGTGAAAGTGCAGGGCCACAGCAGTCTCCAGACACCTGGATCAATAGTTCTGTTCATGgctcctccacctcctcctctGCCTCCTCCACTCTGTCTCATGGAGAGTCTCGCCCCGCCCAGGCAGCGCAGTCTCAACAGGCCCCGCCCCCTCCTCACCAGGTTCAGCCGCCCCACTCGCACTCGCAGCCCTCCGCCCTGGCAGAGGCCTTCGCTGCAACACGTATAG ATCCAGGAGGAGGAGTCGGGCCACCTGATGTACCATCCCAACCTCAGGCTAGAGGCTCTCGTGTGGATCTCCCTGCCAATGCTGTGGTGCGAGGAATGACACGAGGACAGAGCCGGTCCAGCATGATGGAGACAGCAGACG GTGTCCCAGTGTCCAGTCGTGTCTCAACGAAGATCCAGCAGCTGCTTAACACTTTGAAACGACCCAAACGGCCCCCGCTCAGCGAGTACTTCATGGATGACCAAGAGGAGATTGTGGAag TTCCTCGGGCAGATCCTAACACTCCTAAACCAGAAGGTCGGCAGATTATCCCCGTCAAGGGTGAGCCTTTGGGTGTTGTCAGTAATTGGCCTCCTGCCCTTCAAGCTGCATTAACCCGATGGGGCGCCACACAGGGCAAAAGTCCTGCCCTCACAGCTCTTGACATCACTGGGAAACCGCTTTATACACTTACATATG GTAAACTGTGGAGTCGTAGTGTGAAGCTGGCCTACACTCTCCTCAACAAACTGGGTACCAGAAATGAGCAGATCCTCAAACCAGGAGATCGG GTGGCGCTGGTGTATCCTAACAGTGACCCTGGTATGTTTTGGGTTGCATTTTATGGCTGTTTGTTGGCTGAGGTCATTCCCGTGCCCATTGAAGTTCCGCTGTCACGAAAG GACGCAGGGAGCAGTCAGGTTGGTTTCTTGTTAGGAAGCTGTGGGGTGGGCCTCGCTCTGACCAGTGAGATATGTCTGAAGGGTTTACCAAAAACCCCCACTGGagaaatattacaatttaaag GCTGGCCCAGGTTAAAGTGGGTGGTGACTGACTCCAAGTACCTCACCAAGCCGTCGAAAGACTGGCAGCCACATATCCCGACAGCCAACACTGACACAGCATACATAGAG TATAAGGCCAGTAAGGAAGGCACAGTGATGGGTGTTGCGGTTTCAAAGGTTGCCATGTTAACACATTGCCAGGCACTTACTCAGGCCTGTAACTACTGTGAGG GTGAGACGTTGGTGAATGTTTTGGACTTTAAGAAGGACATGGGTTTGTGGCACGGAGTTCTTACG AGTGTGATGAACCGAATCCACACCATCAGTGTTCCGTATGCGGTAATGAAGGCCTGTCCACTGTCCTGGGTTCAGCGAGTTCACATACACAAAG CGCGGGTGGCCCTGGTAAAGTGCCGTGATCTGCACTGGGCGATGATGGCACACAGAGATCAGAGAGATACCAGTCTGGCCTCTCTGCGCATGCTGATTGTTGCAGACGGAGCCAATCCCT GGTCAGTTTCATcatgtgatgcatttttgaacgTATTCCAGGCCCATGGCCTGAAGCCAGAGGTCATCTGCCCGTGTGCTACATCCCCTGAGGCCATGACCGTTGCCATACGCAG GCCTGGGGTTTCTGGTGCTCCTTTACCAGCGAGAGCTGTCTTATCAATGACTGGTCTGAGTCATGGAGTCATCAGGGTCAATACTGAAGACAAGAACTCTGCTCTTACTGTACAGGATGTGGGACATGTCATGCCTGGAG CATTGATGTGCATTGTTAAACCGGACGGGCCGCCTATGCTGTGTAAGACTGATGAGATTGGAGAAATCGTTGTAAACTCTCGTGCCGGCGGGACCATGTACTACGGTCTGCCTGGGGTTACCAAAAACAACTTTGAG GTGATTCCAGTCAACGCTAGTGGTGCTCCTATTGGTGAAATCCCATTTGTGCGATCCGGGTTACTGGGGTTTGTTGGACCG GGGAGTCTGATATTTGTGGTGGGTAAGAATGAGGGCTTGCTGATGGTCAGCGGTCGTCGTCACAATGCTGATGATCTAGTAGCGACGGCGCTCGCTGTGGAACCTGTCAAGACTGTATACAGAGGCAG gaTCGCTGTGTTCTCAGTGACTGTGTTCTTTGATGAGAGGATTGTAATAGTAGCAGAGCAGAGACCTGATGCCAGTGAGGAAGACAGCTTTCAGTGGATGAGTCGGGTCCTGCag GCAATTGACAGTATTCATCAGGTGGGATTGTATTGCCTTGCTCTGGTTCCCGCCAACACACTACCCAAAACTCCCTTAGGGGGTATTCACATCTCAGACACTAAGCAACTCTTCCTGGAGGGGGCGCTGCACCCCTGCAACATCCTCATGTGCCCCCACACCTGCGTCACCAACATGCCCAAACCACGGCAGAAACAACCAG TTGGCGTCGGCCCTGCGTCCATCATGGTGGGTAATTTGGTTGCTGGGAAGAGAATTGCACAGGCTGCGGGCCGGGACCTTGGACTGATTGAGGACCAAGACCTGGTCAGGAAG CATCAGTATCTCACAGAGGCTTTACAGTGGAGAGCACAAACCGACCCTGACCACACACTCTTTGTGCTGTTGAATGCAAAg GGAGTGGCTGTTTGCACAGCTACATGTGTTCAACTTCATAAAAGAGCAGAGAAGATTGCTGCTGCTCTTATGGAGAGAAGTGGTATTAACATTGGAGAGAATGTGGTGCTTCTGTATCCACCAG GTATAGATCTGATCGCAGCCTTTTACGGCTGTTTGTATGCCGGCTGTATTCCCGTCACCGTGAGGCCTCCACATCCGCAGAACCTCTCAGCCACTTTGCCCACTGTCCGCATGATTATCGAT GTCAGTAAGGCTGCCTGCATTCTCACTACTCAGGTTTTAACAAGGATTCTTAGATCTAAAGAAGCAGGAGCCactgtaaacataaaaacatggcCCATTATAATAGACACAG ATGACTTGCCTCGAAAACGACCACCAACAATTTACAAACCGCCCAATGCCGAGATGATCGCCTACCTGGACTTCAGCGTCTCAACAACAGGCATGCTGACAGGGGTTAAG ATCTCTCATGCGGCAATGAGCGTTCTGTGTCGCTCTATAAAGCTGCAGTGTGAGCTCTACTCCTCGCGCCAGATCGCCATCTGCCTTGACCCGTACTGCGGACTTGGTTTTGTTCTCTGGTGTCTTGCGAG TGTGTACTCGGGTCACCAGTCCATCCTGATTCCTCCTATGGAACTGGAGATCTCACTGTCCCTGTGGCTGAGCACACTGAGTCAGTATCGTATTAGAGACACCTTCTGCTCTTATTCGGTCATGGAGCTCTGCACTAAAGGCCTGGGTGGACAGACCGAGTTGCTGAAG GCACGTGGTGTGAATCTGTCATGCGTGAGGAGCTGTGTGGTGATCGCTGAGGAACGTCCACGCTTGGCTCTCACTCACTCCTTTTCCAAACTGTTTAAAGACATCGGACTCTCCACACGGGCTGTCAGCACCGCCTTTGGGTCAAGAGTCAACCTAGCCATCTGCCTACAG GGTACCACTGGACCAGACCCCTCAACTGTATATGTGGACATGAAGTCCCTTCGACATGACAG GGTGAGGTTAGTGGAGCGAGGAGCACcacagtctctttctctcatgGAGTCTGGAACA ATTCTTCCTGGCGTGCGGGTAATCATAGTCAATCCAGAAACCAGAGGACCACTGGGGGATTCTCATCTGGGAGAG ATATGGGTGAACAGTCCCCACAATGCAACAGGGTACTACACTATATACGGAGAGGAAAATCTTCAAGCTGATCACTTTAACACTAAACTGAGCTTCGGAGATCCACAAACACTCTGGGCCAGAACTGGATACCTGGGTTTTGTGAAGAGAACTGAACTCACAGACTCTAGTGGAG ATCGTCACGACGCCCTGTTTGTAGTGGGCTCCTTGGATGAGACTTTGGAATTGAGAGGTTTGCGATATCATCCAATCGACATTGAGACCAGTGTTTCACGTACACACCGAAGCATCGGCGAGAG TGCCGTTTTCACCTGGACAAACCTGCTGGTGGTGGTAGCTGAACTCTGTGGTTCGGAGCAGGATGCATTAGACCTGGTTCCACTGGTAACCAATGTTGTATTAGAGGAGCACCATCTTATCGTGGGTGTGGTGGTTATTGTTGACCCAGGGGTCATCCCTATAAACTCCAGAGGAGAGAAGCAGAGAATGCACTTGAGAGACTCCTTCCTGGCAGATCAGTTGGACCCCATATACGTAGCATACAATATGTGA